Proteins from a genomic interval of Brucella intermedia LMG 3301:
- a CDS encoding M20/M25/M40 family metallo-hydrolase, which produces MSAHELPFDLNEMIARLRPWIETESPTFDAAAVNRLVDTAAYDFAAAGASVEFIPGRMGFGGSLRARFPHADQGRPGILVSGHLDTVHPLGVINVNPYRREDGKIYGPGIQDMKGGNFVALEAMRQIARSGLTTKLPVTFLLTPDEEVGTPSTRDLIEQEALKNKYVLVPEPARRDGGAVVGRYAIARYNLETIGRPSHAGWLLKEGRSAIRRMSEKILEIEALTTDDCTFSVGVIHAGQWVNCVSSSCKAEALSMAKTQRDLEEGVSRILALAGVKDDVEFIVTRGVTRPVWEHGQPQDMELFNFANDIAKEIGFTMTAQSSGGGSDGNFTGALGVPTLDSIGVRGEGLHTLGEHIFEDSLIERARLHAGLFLRLN; this is translated from the coding sequence ATGAGTGCGCATGAATTGCCGTTCGATCTCAATGAGATGATTGCCCGCTTGCGTCCATGGATCGAAACAGAAAGTCCGACCTTCGACGCGGCCGCCGTGAACCGCTTGGTTGACACTGCGGCCTATGATTTTGCTGCTGCCGGTGCGAGCGTGGAATTCATACCCGGCCGCATGGGCTTTGGCGGGTCGTTGCGTGCCCGTTTTCCCCATGCGGATCAAGGCAGGCCGGGCATTCTGGTTTCCGGCCATCTCGATACGGTCCATCCGCTCGGCGTCATCAATGTGAACCCCTATCGCCGCGAGGACGGCAAGATTTACGGGCCGGGCATCCAGGATATGAAGGGCGGCAATTTCGTGGCCCTTGAGGCAATGCGCCAGATCGCCCGTTCCGGACTGACGACAAAGCTGCCTGTGACGTTCCTGCTGACCCCTGACGAGGAGGTCGGAACGCCCTCCACACGTGATCTGATTGAGCAGGAAGCACTCAAAAACAAATATGTGCTTGTCCCTGAGCCGGCGCGCCGCGACGGTGGTGCCGTCGTGGGACGTTACGCGATTGCGCGCTATAATCTCGAAACGATAGGACGTCCGAGCCATGCTGGCTGGTTGCTCAAGGAAGGTCGTTCTGCAATCCGCCGCATGTCGGAAAAGATACTGGAGATCGAAGCTCTGACGACAGACGACTGCACCTTCTCGGTCGGTGTCATTCATGCGGGACAATGGGTCAATTGCGTATCTTCGAGCTGCAAGGCGGAAGCACTCAGCATGGCCAAGACCCAGCGGGATCTGGAAGAGGGTGTTTCTCGCATCTTGGCGCTTGCCGGCGTGAAAGACGATGTGGAATTCATCGTGACGCGCGGCGTCACGCGCCCGGTTTGGGAACACGGACAGCCGCAAGATATGGAGCTCTTCAACTTCGCCAATGATATTGCGAAGGAGATCGGGTTCACGATGACGGCCCAGAGTTCGGGCGGTGGTTCGGACGGCAATTTCACAGGCGCGCTTGGCGTGCCGACGCTCGATTCCATCGGCGTTCGGGGGGAAGGTCTTCATACCCTGGGTGAACATATCTTCGAGGACAGCCTCATAGAACGGGCGCGTCTCCACGCGGGCTTGTTTCTGCGGCTCAACTGA
- a CDS encoding M20 aminoacylase family protein: MPIIPFIEEKAGEMRAVFEDLHRHPEIGFEEKHASGVVAALLERWGFDEVHIGIAGTGVVGILKGRNGGNRRIGLRADMDALPIDEISGVPYSSQNPGRMHACGHDGHTTMLLGAAQYLAATRNFEGSAVFVFQPAEEGLGGARRMISEGLFERFPCDEIYGMHNQPLGTLGKAAIRKGAAMAGASFFDIKLTGKGSHAAQPHNARDVLVIGADLVGQLQTIVSRNIPATEACVVSCTQFHTGSAYNIVPEVATITGTIRYFEKRVCDLAETRLREICSGIAAGYGITVDVDIRNVFDVLRNDHELTDAYIAAARDVLGEENVTEDCPAFMGSEDFADMLARVPGAYINVLHGGKAALHNPAFTLDPATLPIGSSIYARIVETRLPVNKELSA; this comes from the coding sequence ATGCCCATCATACCGTTTATTGAGGAGAAAGCCGGCGAGATGCGCGCGGTTTTCGAAGATCTCCATCGTCATCCCGAAATCGGCTTCGAGGAGAAGCACGCTTCCGGTGTTGTGGCCGCTCTGCTGGAAAGATGGGGTTTCGATGAAGTTCATATCGGCATCGCCGGGACCGGCGTCGTCGGCATATTGAAGGGGCGCAATGGTGGCAATCGCCGTATCGGCTTGCGCGCCGATATGGACGCATTGCCCATCGATGAGATTTCCGGCGTCCCCTACAGCTCGCAAAATCCGGGGCGCATGCATGCATGCGGCCATGACGGACACACGACGATGCTGCTTGGCGCCGCACAGTATCTTGCGGCAACGCGCAATTTCGAAGGCAGCGCGGTTTTTGTCTTCCAGCCAGCCGAAGAAGGCCTTGGTGGAGCGCGCAGGATGATTTCGGAAGGGCTTTTCGAGCGATTTCCCTGTGATGAAATCTATGGAATGCACAATCAGCCCCTCGGAACACTGGGCAAAGCCGCGATTCGCAAGGGCGCAGCCATGGCGGGCGCCAGCTTCTTCGACATCAAGCTGACCGGCAAGGGCAGCCATGCGGCCCAGCCGCATAATGCGCGTGACGTACTGGTGATTGGTGCCGATCTCGTGGGCCAACTGCAGACCATTGTTTCCCGCAATATTCCAGCTACGGAAGCCTGTGTCGTCTCCTGCACGCAATTCCATACCGGCAGCGCCTACAACATCGTGCCGGAAGTCGCGACGATCACCGGCACGATCCGTTATTTCGAAAAGCGGGTCTGCGATCTGGCCGAAACCCGCCTGCGCGAGATCTGTTCCGGTATCGCTGCAGGTTACGGCATTACTGTCGATGTCGATATCCGCAACGTGTTTGATGTTCTGCGCAACGATCATGAATTAACCGACGCTTATATCGCTGCAGCACGCGATGTGCTGGGCGAGGAAAACGTGACCGAGGATTGCCCCGCTTTCATGGGCAGCGAAGATTTCGCCGACATGCTAGCCCGCGTTCCCGGTGCTTACATCAATGTGCTGCACGGCGGCAAAGCCGCCCTCCACAATCCTGCCTTTACGCTCGATCCCGCGACGTTGCCCATCGGATCGTCGATCTATGCCCGGATCGTGGAAACCCGTTTGCCAGTGAATAAGGAACTTTCCGCATGA
- a CDS encoding ABC transporter ATP-binding protein, protein MELRNRDFSAEPVVLEVDNLAVALPAGTPVLRGVSFDIRKGETVCLVGESGSGKSVTSLTAMGLLPQNALRVTGGVIRLDGRDLLQLSPADMKQMRATRISMIFQEPMTALNPVMRVGEQITEVLDIHTGLSAAAKRAKVINIMEQVHLPDVERIYQSYPHQLSGGQRQRIMIAMALILEPVVLIADEPTTALDVTTQKQILSLIAELQEKHGTAVLFITHDMGVVAEIADRVCVMRSGEIVERGTIRQVLSEPQQQYTKDLLGSVPSLIPRPARGQEEREAVIRVRDLGMTYRSGGLFSRKPGVEASRAVSFDLQPGRTLGIVGESGSGKTTVARSIMRLIEPTEGEIVVGGRDIAHLGKRDMKPFRKKLQVVFQDPFRSLNPRWTIEQSLTEGPLNYGVPYEDAVTEARRLLKIVSLPEDALKRYPHQFSGGQRQRIAIARAVALRPDILVADEAVSALDVSVQAQVLDLLAELQKDTGIAIIFITHDLRVAAQICDEVLVMKHGQVVEQGNAADVLGNPSHDYTRSLIEAAPGRFWDFAAGRPAA, encoded by the coding sequence ATGGAACTGCGAAATCGTGACTTTTCGGCAGAACCTGTCGTTTTGGAAGTGGATAATCTTGCCGTGGCACTTCCCGCAGGCACGCCTGTACTTCGTGGCGTGAGCTTCGATATTCGAAAAGGCGAAACCGTCTGTCTGGTAGGTGAATCGGGTTCGGGAAAATCCGTCACATCCCTCACGGCCATGGGGCTTTTGCCGCAAAATGCACTGCGCGTGACGGGTGGTGTAATCCGCCTCGACGGGCGGGACCTGCTGCAACTATCGCCGGCTGATATGAAGCAGATGCGTGCCACGCGCATCTCGATGATCTTTCAGGAGCCGATGACCGCGCTCAATCCTGTGATGCGGGTCGGAGAGCAGATCACGGAAGTTCTGGATATCCATACCGGGCTTTCGGCTGCCGCCAAGCGTGCCAAAGTCATCAATATCATGGAGCAGGTCCATCTGCCGGACGTGGAACGCATCTACCAAAGCTATCCGCATCAGTTGTCGGGCGGCCAGCGCCAGCGCATCATGATTGCCATGGCGCTTATCCTGGAGCCCGTGGTTCTGATTGCAGATGAGCCGACCACAGCGCTCGACGTAACGACACAGAAGCAGATTCTGTCCCTGATCGCCGAACTACAGGAAAAGCACGGAACAGCGGTGCTGTTCATCACGCATGATATGGGCGTCGTTGCCGAAATCGCGGACCGGGTCTGCGTCATGCGCAGCGGCGAAATCGTGGAGCGTGGCACTATTCGTCAGGTTTTGTCTGAACCTCAACAGCAATACACGAAGGATCTGCTTGGCTCCGTTCCAAGTCTCATCCCTCGCCCTGCACGCGGACAGGAAGAGCGGGAAGCCGTCATCCGGGTGCGTGATCTCGGTATGACTTATCGAAGCGGCGGGCTTTTCAGCAGGAAGCCAGGCGTCGAGGCATCGCGCGCGGTCAGCTTCGATCTCCAGCCGGGGCGAACGCTGGGCATTGTTGGCGAATCGGGTTCAGGCAAAACCACCGTGGCGCGTTCGATCATGCGTCTGATCGAGCCGACGGAGGGAGAAATCGTCGTGGGCGGACGCGACATTGCCCACCTTGGAAAACGCGACATGAAGCCGTTCCGAAAAAAACTTCAGGTAGTCTTTCAGGACCCGTTTCGCTCGCTCAATCCTCGTTGGACCATCGAACAGAGCCTGACCGAAGGGCCGCTGAACTATGGCGTTCCCTATGAGGATGCGGTCACTGAAGCGAGGCGTCTGCTCAAGATCGTTTCATTGCCGGAAGATGCGCTGAAGAGATATCCGCATCAGTTTTCGGGCGGGCAGCGCCAGCGCATCGCGATTGCGCGCGCCGTCGCTCTTCGCCCGGACATTCTCGTCGCTGATGAAGCCGTGTCTGCGCTCGATGTGTCCGTGCAGGCGCAGGTTCTCGATCTTCTGGCTGAATTGCAGAAGGATACCGGTATCGCGATTATTTTCATCACGCATGACCTGCGTGTTGCGGCACAGATTTGCGATGAAGTGCTGGTAATGAAGCACGGTCAGGTTGTGGAGCAGGGTAACGCCGCGGACGTGCTCGGCAATCCTTCCCACGACTATACGCGCTCGTTGATCGAAGCCGCCCCGGGCCGCTTCTGGGATTTTGCCGCGGGACGTCCCGCAGCCTAA
- a CDS encoding ABC transporter permease, with product MLRLFSLPRVARVGIGPLIAALLLAAIIILTLISPWIAPHDPLAMNPMMRLKPPSDEYLLGTDNYGRDLFSRMILGGRISLLIGLFAAASSIMVGVFIGLIAGFFRTADAIIMRMMDALMAMPSILIAIALVALNGPSIGSVIVAITIPEIPRVVRLVRSVILSAREEPYVEAALALGSSTPKILFRHLLPNTMAPLIVQGTYIVASAILTEAILSFLGAGISTEIPTWGNIMAEGRQFFRIKPSIVLWPGLLLTLCVLSINLLGDAARDTLDPRLKKREG from the coding sequence ATGCTTCGCCTGTTTTCGCTGCCGCGCGTCGCCCGCGTTGGCATCGGACCGCTGATTGCTGCCTTGCTTCTCGCCGCAATCATTATTCTCACCCTGATCTCTCCGTGGATCGCACCCCATGATCCGCTGGCCATGAACCCGATGATGCGTCTCAAGCCACCTTCAGACGAATATCTGCTTGGCACGGACAATTACGGTCGGGACCTTTTCTCGCGTATGATCCTCGGGGGGCGCATTTCCCTCCTCATCGGGCTTTTCGCGGCGGCTTCCTCGATAATGGTCGGTGTATTCATCGGTCTCATCGCCGGATTCTTCCGTACTGCTGATGCAATCATCATGCGTATGATGGATGCGCTGATGGCGATGCCCTCGATCCTGATCGCCATTGCGCTGGTCGCGCTTAATGGGCCCTCCATTGGTTCGGTGATCGTGGCGATCACCATTCCGGAAATTCCCCGGGTGGTGCGTTTGGTCCGTTCAGTCATTCTCAGTGCCAGAGAGGAGCCTTATGTCGAGGCCGCCTTGGCGCTCGGTTCCAGCACGCCGAAAATCCTGTTCCGACATCTTCTGCCGAACACAATGGCACCGCTGATCGTGCAGGGCACATATATCGTTGCATCGGCGATCCTTACCGAAGCAATCCTTTCCTTCCTTGGAGCTGGCATCAGCACCGAGATACCGACCTGGGGGAACATCATGGCGGAAGGGCGCCAGTTCTTTCGCATCAAGCCGTCGATCGTGCTCTGGCCGGGACTTTTGCTGACGCTATGCGTCCTTTCTATCAACCTTCTGGGCGATGCGGCACGCGACACACTCGATCCGCGCCTGAAAAAGCGGGAGGGCTGA
- a CDS encoding ABC transporter permease, which yields MAVYLIKRIFALVPVLLLVSIFVFLLLRLTPGDPAAILAGDAATTEQLERIREAMGLNEPILTQYFTWMGKIFQGDLGVSLISGVPVLDMVSQRIGPTISIAVLTIIIAILVAIPMGVLAAWRHRSWIDYLVMSFSVLGFSVPVFLVGYVLLLVFSVNLGWLPVQGFKPISAGLGAFMERAILPALTLASIYIALIARMTRAGMLDVLGEDYIRTARAKGVSDRRLLFVHALKNAAVPVVTIVGTGFALLISGVVVTESIFNIPGIGRLTVDAVLARDYPVIQAMILLTSALYVFVNLLIDLSYTLFDPRIRY from the coding sequence ATGGCTGTCTATCTCATAAAACGCATTTTTGCGCTGGTGCCGGTGTTGTTGCTGGTATCGATTTTCGTATTCCTCCTCCTGAGACTGACGCCGGGCGATCCGGCTGCAATTCTCGCGGGGGATGCCGCGACGACGGAGCAATTGGAGCGTATTCGTGAGGCCATGGGCCTTAATGAACCGATTCTGACGCAATATTTCACATGGATGGGGAAGATCTTTCAGGGAGATCTTGGTGTTTCGTTGATTTCGGGCGTGCCTGTTCTTGATATGGTTTCACAGCGCATCGGACCGACGATTTCGATCGCTGTCCTGACCATCATCATTGCGATCCTTGTTGCGATACCGATGGGTGTACTTGCTGCATGGCGGCACCGCTCATGGATCGACTATCTGGTAATGAGCTTTTCCGTTCTCGGCTTCTCCGTCCCGGTTTTTCTGGTCGGCTATGTGCTGTTGCTGGTCTTTTCCGTCAATCTGGGCTGGCTGCCGGTACAGGGGTTCAAACCGATCTCGGCGGGTTTGGGCGCCTTCATGGAACGGGCCATCCTGCCTGCGCTGACACTGGCTTCCATCTATATCGCTCTTATCGCCCGCATGACCCGTGCGGGGATGCTGGACGTGCTGGGCGAGGATTATATCCGGACCGCGCGTGCCAAAGGTGTCAGTGATCGCCGTCTTCTGTTCGTGCATGCTTTGAAGAATGCGGCCGTGCCTGTCGTTACCATTGTGGGGACGGGCTTCGCGCTGCTGATCTCCGGCGTCGTGGTCACGGAAAGCATCTTCAACATACCCGGTATCGGCCGCCTGACGGTCGATGCGGTGCTTGCCCGCGATTATCCGGTAATTCAGGCCATGATCCTGCTGACGAGTGCACTCTATGTGTTCGTCAATCTGCTGATCGATCTCTCATACACATTGTTCGACCCGAGGATTCGTTATTGA
- a CDS encoding ABC transporter substrate-binding protein, with amino-acid sequence MQFFKSPEPGPVLRRLKFGLAASLFALGAGNAWAETTLTAVMHSDLRILDPIITTAHITRDHAYMIYDVLIAVDENFKPQPQMADWTVSDDKKVYTFTLRDGLKFHDGAPVTAADAVASLERWSKRDAGGQLIMDITDSLKATDDKTLVWTLKEPFAPFLDTLAKQAALPPFIMPARIAATPADTAITEHIGSGPFKFVPGEFQPGVGVSYVKNEDYVPRKEPANWMAGGKVVNVDKVRWVTMTDAQTAVNALTSGEIDYIEQVPVDLVPLLEGDDSVVLEQRDPLGYQTMGRLNFKHPPFDNPDIRRAAFLAMSQEPVLAALMADPNYYKVCGAIFGCGTPNATNVGSESITGQGNIEEAKALLQKAGYDGKPVVLMQPTDVTSLSPQPVVAAQQLRAAGFNVDMQPMDWQTLVGRRASKDEPSKGGWNIFFTNWQIPEIWTPLNSVMMNGRGDQGWFGWPQDDKIEALKKEYISAQTPEDQKAVVEKIQAHTLENVLYIPLGEYNPPQGRRANIVEMLGSPVPVFWNVKKNEE; translated from the coding sequence ATGCAGTTTTTCAAATCTCCTGAACCTGGCCCCGTTCTTCGCAGGCTTAAATTTGGCCTTGCCGCTTCCCTGTTTGCTCTGGGCGCTGGCAACGCATGGGCGGAAACCACACTCACTGCCGTAATGCATTCGGATTTGCGCATCCTCGATCCGATAATCACGACTGCGCATATCACCCGCGATCATGCCTATATGATCTATGACGTGTTGATCGCCGTAGACGAGAACTTCAAGCCTCAGCCGCAGATGGCCGACTGGACCGTTTCAGACGACAAGAAGGTCTATACTTTCACGCTGCGCGACGGTCTGAAATTCCACGATGGAGCGCCCGTCACGGCTGCTGATGCCGTGGCTTCACTGGAACGCTGGTCCAAGCGCGATGCTGGTGGCCAGCTTATCATGGACATCACAGATTCGCTTAAGGCGACCGATGACAAAACCCTTGTGTGGACCCTGAAAGAGCCGTTCGCGCCCTTCCTCGATACACTTGCCAAGCAGGCGGCACTGCCTCCTTTCATCATGCCCGCGCGTATCGCGGCGACGCCCGCCGATACAGCCATCACCGAACATATAGGTTCTGGGCCGTTCAAATTCGTGCCGGGTGAGTTCCAGCCCGGCGTCGGCGTGAGCTACGTCAAGAATGAGGATTATGTTCCGCGTAAGGAACCAGCAAACTGGATGGCTGGCGGCAAGGTCGTCAATGTCGACAAGGTTCGCTGGGTGACGATGACCGATGCGCAGACAGCCGTAAATGCCCTGACCAGCGGCGAGATCGACTATATCGAGCAGGTACCGGTTGATCTCGTTCCATTGCTCGAAGGTGACGATAGTGTTGTGCTGGAGCAGCGAGATCCGTTGGGATACCAAACGATGGGCCGTCTCAACTTCAAGCATCCGCCTTTCGACAATCCCGATATCCGCCGGGCAGCTTTTCTCGCCATGTCGCAGGAGCCGGTGCTTGCCGCTCTGATGGCTGATCCGAACTATTACAAGGTTTGTGGGGCGATTTTTGGTTGCGGAACGCCCAATGCCACTAATGTCGGCTCCGAGAGCATCACAGGGCAGGGCAATATCGAAGAAGCGAAGGCGCTGTTGCAGAAGGCGGGCTATGACGGCAAGCCGGTTGTGCTGATGCAGCCGACGGATGTTACCAGCCTGTCGCCGCAGCCCGTTGTTGCCGCACAACAGCTGAGAGCCGCCGGGTTTAACGTCGACATGCAGCCGATGGATTGGCAAACGCTGGTCGGCCGTCGTGCGTCCAAGGACGAACCGTCCAAGGGTGGATGGAATATCTTCTTCACGAACTGGCAGATACCGGAAATCTGGACGCCGCTGAACTCGGTCATGATGAATGGCCGTGGCGATCAAGGCTGGTTCGGCTGGCCGCAGGATGACAAGATCGAAGCGCTGAAGAAAGAATATATTTCAGCCCAGACGCCTGAAGATCAGAAAGCTGTGGTCGAGAAGATCCAGGCGCACACGCTTGAGAATGTGCTCTACATCCCGCTCGGCGAATACAACCCGCCTCAGGGACGTCGTGCCAATATCGTTGAGATGCTTGGTTCGCCCGTGCCGGTCTTCTGGAACGTGAAGAAGAACGAAGAGTAA
- a CDS encoding M81 family metallopeptidase encodes MLVLKRVAVAGFLHETNTFASAPADMAAFVQGGGYIPLSRGEAVLQNARNVNLGIAGALDFAREAGWEVVPILWAGAIPSAPVTRDAYETIVSEIVEGLRDCGRLDGIFIDLHGAMVAAHVDDGEGELLERVRAVRPTEPIAVALDLHGNITRRMFEHCDVMVGFRTYPHVDMAETGYRAAQALQALMDKPKGWHKAMRQGDYLIPIAWQCTDEEPAKGLYALTAELPENVLTASLFMGFPAADFAECGPSVFAYGWDRTAVEAHANAIIAALAAAEPSFAGTAYQPEEGVAKAIELARDARRPIIIADTQDNPGAGGSSDTTGMLRALVACGAERASIGCIHDPEAARIAHQAGEGAAVEIALGGKSGIEGDAPFKALFTVEKLSDGKAHATGPYYGGTWLNMGPSACLRVGGTRIVVTTNLAQMADRALYRMVGIEPEKEAILVNKSSVHFRADFAPIAEQLLVCTAPGAMPLSPARLSWKNLRSGIRLEPLGLEFK; translated from the coding sequence ATGCTCGTGCTCAAGCGCGTGGCTGTGGCTGGCTTCTTGCATGAAACGAACACCTTCGCCTCGGCGCCAGCCGATATGGCGGCGTTTGTCCAGGGGGGCGGATATATTCCGCTCTCTCGCGGCGAGGCGGTTCTTCAAAATGCGCGGAATGTAAATCTTGGCATTGCCGGTGCGCTGGATTTCGCTCGCGAAGCCGGGTGGGAAGTCGTTCCCATTTTGTGGGCCGGTGCTATTCCGTCCGCCCCGGTCACCCGGGATGCCTATGAAACTATCGTTTCAGAAATTGTCGAAGGGCTCAGGGATTGCGGCCGCCTCGACGGGATATTCATCGACTTGCATGGTGCTATGGTCGCCGCGCATGTCGACGATGGCGAGGGGGAGCTGCTTGAGCGTGTGCGGGCGGTTCGCCCGACCGAACCGATAGCTGTCGCCCTCGACCTCCACGGAAATATCACGCGAAGGATGTTCGAACACTGCGACGTGATGGTAGGTTTTCGTACCTATCCTCATGTTGATATGGCCGAAACCGGCTACCGGGCGGCACAAGCGTTGCAAGCCTTGATGGACAAGCCGAAGGGCTGGCACAAGGCGATGCGGCAGGGTGATTACCTAATCCCGATTGCCTGGCAATGCACGGATGAGGAGCCGGCTAAAGGCCTTTATGCCCTGACGGCGGAGCTGCCTGAGAATGTGTTGACGGCATCCTTGTTCATGGGCTTTCCGGCAGCAGACTTTGCCGAATGCGGTCCGTCCGTTTTCGCCTATGGTTGGGATCGGACGGCCGTTGAGGCCCACGCAAACGCGATCATTGCCGCATTGGCCGCTGCCGAACCCTCCTTTGCGGGCACGGCTTATCAGCCAGAGGAGGGAGTGGCGAAGGCGATTGAGCTGGCGCGAGACGCACGCCGACCGATCATCATCGCAGATACTCAGGATAATCCGGGAGCAGGTGGCAGTTCCGATACGACCGGGATGCTTCGTGCACTCGTGGCCTGTGGTGCGGAGCGGGCTTCCATCGGGTGCATTCACGACCCGGAAGCGGCAAGGATTGCACATCAGGCCGGAGAGGGAGCGGCGGTGGAAATCGCGCTCGGCGGCAAGTCGGGGATTGAGGGCGACGCGCCGTTCAAGGCCCTGTTTACCGTGGAAAAGCTTTCGGACGGCAAGGCTCATGCGACAGGACCCTACTACGGTGGAACCTGGCTGAACATGGGGCCGTCAGCATGCCTGCGTGTGGGCGGCACACGGATCGTCGTCACCACCAATCTCGCCCAGATGGCGGATCGTGCGCTTTATCGCATGGTGGGTATCGAGCCGGAAAAGGAAGCCATTCTCGTCAATAAGAGCTCGGTACATTTTCGTGCAGACTTTGCACCCATTGCCGAACAACTCCTGGTCTGCACCGCACCGGGCGCGATGCCGCTCAGCCCGGCCAGACTATCATGGAAAAATTTGCGTTCGGGCATACGGCTGGAGCCGCTCGGACTGGAATTCAAATAA
- a CDS encoding IclR family transcriptional regulator produces the protein MNQFRDLTGLSTFDPDEADEFKDDPLFLRSVARTVAVLSAFQSARHPLSLTQIATASGLDRSATQRIVNSLMKLGMVARDPEDRGYLPGLRILDMTHDFLRLNPMLQRANPVMLELRRRVRERVDLSLFDDIRLVYALRMPSKHEVFSATIVGNAVPTYCTAGGIAVLSRLPDDRIADIVNRSDLTPFTPYTITDLAGVMEQVDATRRRGHSVLCRQLLAHEIAIGAPVTDAKGVPIGAIHIAGNLQEWSVESFSDNFGPLIENAARTVSERPRPFDARNAPIV, from the coding sequence ATGAACCAATTTCGCGACCTGACCGGATTGTCCACTTTCGACCCTGACGAAGCGGATGAATTCAAAGACGACCCCTTGTTTCTACGTTCGGTTGCGCGCACGGTCGCTGTACTGTCCGCCTTCCAGAGCGCTCGACACCCCCTATCCCTTACGCAGATTGCGACCGCATCGGGACTCGATCGCAGCGCGACGCAGCGCATCGTCAATTCGCTTATGAAACTCGGCATGGTTGCGCGGGACCCGGAGGATCGCGGCTATCTTCCCGGCTTGCGAATTCTGGATATGACACATGATTTTCTGCGGCTGAACCCGATGCTCCAGCGAGCCAATCCGGTTATGCTGGAACTACGCCGAAGGGTGCGCGAACGTGTGGATCTATCGCTTTTCGATGATATACGGCTGGTCTATGCCCTGCGTATGCCGTCAAAACACGAAGTCTTCAGCGCAACCATCGTCGGTAATGCGGTTCCGACTTACTGCACGGCGGGCGGCATCGCAGTCCTGTCGCGCCTGCCGGACGACCGAATTGCGGATATCGTAAACCGTTCCGACCTCACCCCGTTCACGCCCTATACCATCACCGATCTTGCTGGCGTAATGGAACAGGTCGATGCCACGCGCAGACGGGGACACTCCGTTCTCTGCCGTCAGTTGCTGGCCCACGAAATAGCAATCGGCGCGCCGGTTACCGATGCAAAGGGCGTGCCCATCGGAGCAATCCATATCGCTGGCAATCTACAGGAATGGTCGGTAGAAAGCTTCAGCGACAATTTTGGCCCCTTGATTGAAAATGCCGCCCGTACGGTTTCCGAGCGTCCCAGACCTTTCGACGCCAGAAACGCACCCATCGTCTAA
- a CDS encoding TetR/AcrR family transcriptional regulator, whose translation MSKFSATTPRKSASQERSRMTVEAILDATARVLVREGYARTSTNRVAAVAGVSIGSLYQYFPNKESLVAALVARHNREILALLENAMQACASDDLNSAMRELIRAMIAAHRVDPDLHRIFKEEVPRIGKLAEVEAIRKDTLDLVRHYLEKCKDDIQLKDLDTAAFICVTTVETLTHAIVLNDCGHSLSDEADIVEHITRMVAGYLGTAPQPIRAILKEAA comes from the coding sequence ATGAGCAAGTTCAGCGCCACAACCCCCAGAAAATCGGCCTCGCAAGAGAGGTCACGGATGACTGTCGAGGCGATACTGGATGCCACTGCTCGCGTTTTGGTGCGCGAAGGATACGCTCGAACCAGCACAAATCGTGTCGCCGCCGTGGCAGGCGTGAGTATTGGATCGCTCTATCAGTATTTTCCCAACAAGGAGTCGCTTGTGGCTGCGCTCGTCGCCAGACATAATCGTGAAATTCTGGCTCTGTTGGAAAACGCGATGCAGGCATGCGCCTCAGACGACCTGAACAGTGCCATGCGGGAACTCATTCGCGCGATGATTGCTGCACACCGGGTCGACCCGGATCTCCACCGCATCTTCAAGGAAGAAGTGCCCAGAATTGGAAAACTCGCCGAGGTGGAAGCCATCCGAAAGGATACGCTGGATTTGGTTCGGCATTATCTCGAAAAATGCAAGGACGACATTCAGCTCAAAGACCTGGATACGGCCGCATTCATTTGCGTGACGACCGTGGAGACATTGACCCATGCCATCGTTCTCAATGACTGCGGCCACTCCCTTTCCGATGAAGCGGATATTGTGGAACATATCACCCGGATGGTTGCGGGTTATCTCGGCACCGCACCCCAGCCTATCCGCGCTATTTTGAAAGAAGCAGCCTGA